GACATGACCCAGTTCTTCAAGCAGTACCACTCGATCAAGCCTTACCTGATCAACGAGGAGCATCCGCCCGAGCGCGAGCGCCTGCAGTCGCCGGAAGACCGCGAGGAACTGAACGGTCTGTACGAGTGCATTCTCTGTGCGTGCTGCTCGACCTCCTGCCCGTCGTTCTGGTGGAACCCGGACAAGTTCGTCGGCCCGGCCGGTCTGCTGGCCGCCTACCGCTTCATCGCCGATACGCGCGACCAGGCCACCAGCGAACGTCTGGACAACCTGGAAGACCCGTATCGCCTGTTCCGCTGCCACACCATCATGAACTGCGTCGATGTCTGCCCGAAGGGTCTGAACCCGACGCGCGCCATCGGCAAGATCAAGGACATGATGGTCCGCAGGGCAGTCTGATCATGGACGACGCGGCCAATGACCAGCAGGTCAATATGGGGCGTCTGCGCTGGCACTGCCGGCGCGGGCTGCTCGAACTCGACCTGGTCCTGCAGCGCGTCGTCGAGGGAGGGTTGCTGGAGGAGTTGAGTGAACAACAGAGAGCAGAGCTGTTCGAACTGCTCCATTACGACGACATCACCTTGTTGGCGATTGTCAGCGGGCGCGAAGAATGTGAGGAGCCGCGCCTGAAGGGGATGGTCGATCTGCTGCGCGCAGTCTGACGCGCACTGGTTTCGGCCCGGGCTTTTTTGAGGAAGTGAAGAGGTTAGACATGACAAATCAACGCACCGCCACGCTGACCATCGATGGACAGACCACCGAATTCCCGATCATGAGCGGGACGGTCGGACCTGACGTGGTTGATATCCGTACGATGTACGGCAAGACCGGCATGTTCACTTACGACACCGGTTACCTCTCCACCGCCAGCTGCAAGTCGTCGATCACCTACATCGATGGTGACAAGGGCGAGCTGTGGTATCGCGGTTACCCGATCGAGCAGCTCGCAGAGAACTGCGACTTCCTCGACGTGTGCTATCTGCTGAAGAACAGCGAACTGCCGAACGCTGCAGAAAAGGCCGAATACGTCAGCCAGATCAAGCGCCACACGCTGGTGCACGAGCAGCTGGCCCGCTTCTACGCCGGTTTCCGTCGCGACGCTCACCCGATGGCCATCATGGCCGGTGTGGTCGGCGCGCTGTCCGCCTTCTACCACGACGGCATGGATATTTCGGACCAGGCTCATCGCGACATCTCGATCAATCGCCTGATCGCCAAGATGCCGACCATCACGGCCATGGCCTACAAGTACTCGGTCGGCCAGCCCTTCATGTACCCGCGCAACGACCTGAGCTATGCCGGCAACTTCATGTACATGATGTTCGGCACGCCGTGCGAGGAATA
The window above is part of the Methyloversatilis discipulorum genome. Proteins encoded here:
- a CDS encoding succinate dehydrogenase iron-sulfur subunit, whose protein sequence is MTARTVEFSIYRFDPDRDEKPYMQSISIELDGTERKLLDALVKLKDKDDSLSFRRSCREGVCGSDAMNINGKNGLACLTDMKDLQSPVVLRPLPGLPVVRDLIVDMTQFFKQYHSIKPYLINEEHPPERERLQSPEDREELNGLYECILCACCSTSCPSFWWNPDKFVGPAGLLAAYRFIADTRDQATSERLDNLEDPYRLFRCHTIMNCVDVCPKGLNPTRAIGKIKDMMVRRAV
- a CDS encoding succinate dehydrogenase assembly factor 2; the encoded protein is MDDAANDQQVNMGRLRWHCRRGLLELDLVLQRVVEGGLLEELSEQQRAELFELLHYDDITLLAIVSGREECEEPRLKGMVDLLRAV